Proteins encoded by one window of Haematobia irritans isolate KBUSLIRL chromosome 2, ASM5000362v1, whole genome shotgun sequence:
- the Su(var)205 gene encoding suppressor of variegation 205: protein MKSKKTDTDGSGSGSSEEEAEYVVEKICSRRVRKGKIEYFLKWKGYPESENTWEPEENLDCQDLIQAFEEQRAKDEAAATTSAKASEKTKKESGSGRSSSIGNKRKNEDSKSSGNKKKRTDSSKDETDNESVSDVSTRHSELTGFDKGLEAEKILGASDSNGGLYFLIQFKGVDQAEMVAASVANIKIPQMVIKFYEERLSWYSDNEE from the exons ATGAAATCCAAGAAGACCGATACTGATGGATCAGGCAGTGGCTCATCCGAAGAGGAGGCCGAGTATGTTGTTGAAAAAATCTGCTCCAGACGTGTCCGCAAAGGAAAA ATTGAATATTTCTTGAAGTGGAAAGGTTACCCGGAATCAGAAAATACTTGGGAACCAGAGGAAAACCTCGACTGCCAAGATTTAATCCAAGCTTTCGAGGAACAAAGAGCAAAAGACGAG gCTGCCGCGACAACAAGCGCAAAGGCTAGCGAGAAAACAAAGAAAGAATCAGGCAGTGGACGATCAAGTTCTATTGGTAATAAACGCAAGAATGAAGACTCTAAATCATCAG GCAACAAAAAGAAGCGCACAGACTCTTCTAAAGACGAAACGGATAATGAATCTGTATCCGATGTTTCAACGAGACATTCAGAGCTGACTGGATTCGACAAGGGCCTAGAAGCTGAAAAGATCTTGGGAGCATCCGACTCCAATGGTGGTCTATACTTCCTTATACAATTCAAAGGagtcgatcaggctgaaatggtGGCTGCATCTGTGGCCAACATTAAAATTCCACAAATGGTtattaaattttacgaagaacgtcTCTCATGGTATTCTGATAATGAAGAGTGA